In a single window of the Papaver somniferum cultivar HN1 chromosome 8, ASM357369v1, whole genome shotgun sequence genome:
- the LOC113305984 gene encoding uncharacterized protein LOC113305984, whose product MAEYLEHRYHIMKPDNHQQTNNPYPLSIREYQYPGGYVSHKFKTYDGQGKKREHISRFLSAMNDRISDEKLCLREFPKSLAGTAFTWYNNLKEESIDSWPIMYSMFMGKFYSAKRKVTSIDLSRSGQRTGEEIGTYIARFRRMALDCHKDISEEALVEICVRGMIQSIKGSLINFRFQTFVELEEAAERIVDCIGESPTGFSWSHTASTTSIIPYNSNNKEGSGSRQQGGDLTQIKNRWIRRESRSSPPLLPYGREQTVRLLNQWVAEGEVQLPPTVADVNKMNKDAARYCHYHKRMGHPTMECLAIRSIFERKRESGGLEATRQMIERDPFPRH is encoded by the coding sequence ATGGCGGAGTACCTGGAGCACAGGTACCATATCATGAAACCAGATAACCACCAGCAAACAAACAACCCATATCCTTTAAGCATCCGAGAATATCAGTATCCCGGGGGCTATGTGTCTCACAAGTTTAAGACTTACGATGGGCAGGGAAAAAAGCGAGAACATATCAGCCGTTTCCTCTCGGCCATGAATGATAGAATCTCCGACGAGAAATTGTGTTTGAGGGAATTCCCCAAATCACTGGCAGGGACAGCCTTTACTTGGTACAATAACTTAAAGGAAGAAAGCATAGATTCTTGGCCCATTATGTACTCAATGTTTATGGGCAAATTCTATTCAGCCAAGCGGAAAGTTACGTCCATAGATCTGAGCAGAAGCGGACAAAGGACAGGTGAAGAAATAGGGACATATATAGCAAGGTTCCGACGGATGGCACTAGATTGTCATAAAGACATCAGTGAAGAAGCACTCGTAGAAATATGTGTACGAGGAATGATTCAGTCCATCAAAGGGAGTCTGATCAACTTTAGATTTCAAACCTTCGTCGAGTTGGAGGAGGCTGCTGAAAGAATCGTTGATTGCATAGGAGAGTCACCCACAGGTTTTAGCTGGTCTCATACTGCAAGTACCACATCCATAATCCCCTACAATTCTAATAATAAAGAGGGAAGCGGAAGCCGACAACAAGGAGGGGACCTCACCCAAATAAAAAACAGATGGATTAGAAGAGAGTCAAGATCATCTCCTCCTCTATTACCATATGGAAGAGAACAGACTGTTCGGCTCCTTAACCAATGGGTAGCCGAGGGTGAGGTTCAGTTGCCACCGACGGTGGCGGATGTCAATAAAATGAACAAGGACGCTGCAAGGTATTGCCACTATCATAAGAGAATGGGACATCCGACAATGGAATGTCTCGCGATAAGAAGCATATTTGAAAGAAAACGCGAGTCTGGAGGGCTCGAGGCTACAAGACAAATGATTGAGCGAGACCCTTTCCCGCGTCACTAA